One Papaver somniferum cultivar HN1 chromosome 10, ASM357369v1, whole genome shotgun sequence genomic window carries:
- the LOC113316012 gene encoding uncharacterized protein LOC113316012, producing MIEEVLSQKQSKDERQQILTMKSSMDSPFFDKIKRFRPPINFVQPQFKEFFDGKNGDPIEHVQHFQASMSLWGYSDELLCRTFPITLTGKSLTWFSQLDSNSIANFGMFSDAFFEQYKINLGNRKGSSHLFLLQQETCENLLDFTRRFRQEVSEVGKVDPGLVIEAYKNALPYDEFGIYNSLTIQLVGTLKELYDMVDRYGRAEKEKKAKMSRASKGSRTEGNANQSSNSRVIPKRKIKMNPEADLEMERTPEEIKEEKR from the coding sequence ATGATTGAAGAAGTGTTATCTCAAAAACAATCCAAAGATGAGAGACAACAAATATTGACGATGAAAAGTTCAATGGATTCACCATTTTTTGACAAGATAAAACGTTTCCGCCCGCCTATAAACTTCGTACAGCCTCAGTTCAAAGAGTTTTTTGATGGAAAGAATGGCGATCCGATTGAGCATGTCCAACATTTCCAAGCTTCTATGAGTTTGTGGGGGTATAGTGATGAACTACTCTGCAGAACCTTCCCGATAACCTTGACTGGTAAAtctttaacctggttttcacAATTAGACTCAAATTCAATAGCAAACTTTGGAATGTTTTCGGATGCATTTTTCGAACAATATAAAATTAATCTTGGGAACAGAAAGGGAAGCAGCCACTTGTTTCTCTTGCAACAGGAGACATGTGAAAATCTCTTAGACTTCACACGAAGGTTTCGTCAAGAGGTTAGTGAAGTCGGAAAAGTTGATCCTGGTCTCGTGATTGAAGCATACAAGAACGCCTTGCCTTATGACGAGTTTGGGATATATAATTCTTTAACTATCCAACTAGTCGGAACACTCAAGGAGTTGTACGACATGGTAGACAGATACGGACGtgctgagaaagaaaaaaaggccAAGATGTCACGAGCATCGAAAGGGTCCAGAACCGAAGGGAATGCAAACCAAAGCAGCAATTCGAGGGTGATTCCAAAAAGAAAGATCAAGATGAATCCAGAAGCAGATCTGGAAATGGAGAGGACGCCCGAAGAAATCAAGGAAGAGAAAAGGTGA